The Nitrospira sp. genome contains a region encoding:
- a CDS encoding ABC transporter permease — translation MAHYWQEISALTMRWVRRLSREKFSMLFTLVQPMLFWLIFFGNLFQRAADTQVMQAPNYISFLAAGVVVMTVLNNGLAGGVDLLFDKENGFLERLMSTPIHRTSVILSRFIFVMGITSMQVLVILGVSYLFGVHPATGILGVATILLIGMMFGIGLTAISMAMAFSVKSHGDFFSVLGFLSLPMIFLSSALVPLAAMPGWMSFLAQFNPMTWAIDAVRPLILSGWGEALPHVGMVVIVMLVFDALCLYGGAKAFRRAMG, via the coding sequence GTGGCGCATTATTGGCAGGAAATCAGCGCATTGACGATGCGATGGGTCCGACGGTTGAGCCGGGAAAAGTTCAGCATGCTCTTCACGCTGGTGCAGCCCATGCTTTTCTGGCTCATCTTCTTTGGGAACCTCTTCCAACGGGCCGCCGACACCCAGGTCATGCAAGCCCCGAACTATATCAGTTTCCTCGCTGCCGGTGTGGTCGTGATGACCGTCCTGAACAACGGTCTGGCCGGCGGGGTCGATCTGCTGTTCGATAAGGAAAACGGGTTTCTCGAACGCCTGATGTCCACGCCCATCCACCGAACTTCCGTCATTCTGAGCCGCTTCATTTTCGTCATGGGGATCACGTCGATGCAGGTCCTGGTGATTCTTGGCGTCTCCTACCTCTTCGGCGTTCATCCCGCGACGGGCATCCTCGGTGTGGCGACGATTCTATTGATCGGGATGATGTTCGGCATCGGCTTAACCGCGATTTCCATGGCGATGGCCTTTTCCGTGAAAAGCCACGGTGATTTCTTCTCCGTGCTGGGATTTCTGTCGCTGCCGATGATTTTCCTGAGCTCTGCGTTGGTTCCCTTAGCAGCCATGCCGGGTTGGATGAGTTTTCTCGCCCAGTTCAATCCGATGACCTGGGCCATCGACGCGGTACGCCCCTTGATCCTCTCCGGTTGGGGTGAAGCCCTACCGCATGTGGGGATGGTGGTGATCGTCATGCTCGTGTTCGATGCATTGTGTTTGTACGGTGGCGCCAAGGCATTCCGCCGGGCGATGGGGTGA
- a CDS encoding MBL fold metallo-hydrolase — MHPARAAAGYLVRTDQYILLDFGPRTLTNMIKAGVDRHRITHILFSHFHADHFSDFITFFFDAVIYTKYGGGHRPGLTLIGPKGTIRLLRSIMRSFPSFSSAPFRVVMKEVAGKPFSIGDTRIIPKPVVHVPDLSSVGYRIEYQGKAVVYSGDTQYCDALVSLCAEADLAVLDCSFPANRPGPAHLHAGQCGQVAKEAGVGQLVLSHFYPIADRYDVKAQAAEQYRGKIWKGKDLLTIRV; from the coding sequence ATGCACCCCGCGCGTGCTGCCGCGGGGTATCTTGTGCGCACCGATCAATACATTCTCCTTGATTTCGGCCCGCGCACCTTGACGAACATGATCAAAGCCGGTGTCGACCGACACCGGATCACGCACATCTTGTTCTCCCATTTTCATGCCGACCATTTTTCCGACTTCATCACATTCTTCTTCGACGCAGTGATCTACACCAAATACGGAGGAGGCCATCGCCCAGGGCTGACCCTGATCGGGCCGAAAGGCACGATCCGTCTCTTACGATCGATCATGCGCAGCTTCCCCAGCTTTTCCTCGGCCCCGTTCCGCGTGGTCATGAAGGAAGTCGCCGGCAAACCCTTTTCGATCGGGGACACACGTATCATTCCCAAGCCCGTGGTCCATGTTCCGGACCTCTCGAGCGTCGGCTATCGGATCGAGTACCAAGGTAAGGCGGTCGTGTATTCAGGAGACACTCAATATTGCGACGCACTCGTCTCGCTCTGTGCGGAGGCCGACCTGGCCGTGCTCGATTGCTCGTTCCCGGCTAATCGTCCCGGCCCCGCCCATCTGCACGCCGGGCAGTGCGGCCAGGTGGCGAAGGAGGCCGGTGTGGGGCAGCTCGTGCTCTCGCACTTCTATCCGATCGCTGATCGATACGACGTCAAAGCACAGGCGGCGGAGCAGTATCGGGGAAAGATTTGGAAGGGGAAGGATCTGTTGACGATTCGAGTCTAG
- a CDS encoding AAA family ATPase gives MDDRVSAWLEGLGLGVYRESFQQNAITWDVLPELNDDDLESLGVLLGHRKKLLRAIAQLSQTGEGGGTKPQPAGTDRGITPFDSDGERAERRQLTIMFCDLVGSTALASQLDPEDLQTAIRRFLDTCSQAISRFNGYIAKYMGDGVLVYFGYPQAYEHDAERAVHAGLAVLDLVKALPCENTVQKGFEIAARIGIATGHVIVGEVIGQEAAKERSVFGETPNLAARLQALAEPNQLIVDSTTKRLVGDEFEFGDRGAFSLKGFETPVHVWQVLSVKPSASRFESYRSGRLGRFIGREHETALLLGRWHEAVYGEGQVVILCGEAGIGKSRMVRSLCDRLAEEGYQTIQFQCSPYHTNTALYPAITYLRQAAGLCGEDTSSVQLRKLEALAVDSGINDRATVSLLADLLSIRADGLSPLPHVSPEKRKEMTLEALVQQLQRLAARRPTLLIVEDAHWVDPTTMDLLTRIIDRIQPMRALLIITFRPDFKPVWAEYSHVTFLTLSRLPRRHSAELLGSMTGGKALPLEVEQAILAKTDGIPLYIEELTKNLLESGLLTEEKDAFTLKAPLRDLSIPDSLQALLMERIDRLGPAKEIVQLGALIGREFSYELLRETVDVTEGELKTALHLLKASGLIFQEGDIPAAKYLFKHALIQDAAYSTLPKKSRRALHARIAQALENRFAERVKAEPELLAYHYEQAGVISSAVHYWHLAARRDAARSADAEALSHFDRTLHLLETLPQSPERHALELELLIARGAPLLTLRGYASDEIEHNYLRARSLSQENPGSEQYFLSIWGLWVFHLVRGPLAKACTLAESLLSWASRQQNPDLLIRAHESVGSTYSFLGRFGEAKAHLRQARSLYDPDRHRSQVLPYTQDPGITARIMLARTLWILGEVDQVEALVTEAIVMARELEHPYTLAFTLATASWVGSILRDTNRTLSLTEEAIMLSTKHSFEVPLAWAMSFQGWALAEQGKENGVERLVEGLSAAQRAKASLNNTYTLALLAENHLRNQHTAEGLVAVQQAQELAVTQGELCWQAELLRLKGELLLAQPDPSIGAAEQCFSEALQIAHDQQARMLELRAATSLARLLRKLNKPDMAKRTLDSVRSRFSEQGANPDLIEAQKLLDQLSVAS, from the coding sequence ATGGATGATCGCGTATCAGCGTGGCTGGAAGGCCTTGGCCTCGGCGTCTATCGAGAATCATTTCAGCAAAACGCCATTACCTGGGATGTTCTGCCCGAACTGAACGATGACGACTTGGAGTCGCTGGGTGTGTTGCTGGGCCATCGGAAGAAGCTTTTGCGTGCCATCGCGCAGTTGTCACAAACCGGTGAGGGTGGCGGCACGAAGCCCCAACCGGCTGGAACCGACCGGGGAATAACACCGTTCGATTCCGATGGAGAGCGAGCAGAGCGTCGCCAATTGACGATCATGTTTTGTGACCTCGTGGGTTCGACAGCGCTCGCGAGTCAGTTGGATCCTGAAGACCTCCAAACGGCCATCCGACGTTTTCTCGATACCTGTAGCCAAGCGATCAGCCGATTCAACGGCTATATCGCAAAATACATGGGTGACGGGGTGCTGGTGTATTTCGGATACCCTCAGGCCTACGAGCATGACGCGGAACGAGCGGTACACGCCGGCCTGGCCGTGCTGGATTTAGTCAAGGCTCTTCCTTGTGAAAACACCGTCCAAAAAGGCTTTGAAATTGCCGCACGAATTGGAATCGCGACAGGCCATGTCATCGTCGGCGAAGTCATTGGACAGGAAGCGGCGAAGGAGCGGTCTGTTTTCGGCGAAACTCCGAATCTCGCCGCGCGCCTGCAGGCGTTGGCCGAACCCAATCAACTGATTGTTGACTCGACGACGAAGCGCCTGGTCGGAGATGAGTTCGAGTTTGGGGATCGAGGCGCCTTTTCTCTCAAGGGATTCGAAACGCCGGTGCATGTCTGGCAAGTTCTCAGCGTCAAACCATCGGCCAGCCGGTTCGAGTCCTATCGATCAGGGCGATTGGGCCGTTTCATAGGGAGGGAGCACGAAACGGCGCTTCTCCTGGGGCGATGGCACGAAGCTGTCTATGGTGAAGGCCAGGTGGTCATCCTTTGCGGTGAGGCCGGTATCGGCAAGTCGCGCATGGTCCGTAGTTTGTGTGACCGGCTTGCCGAAGAGGGATACCAGACGATTCAATTTCAATGTTCGCCGTATCACACCAATACAGCACTCTATCCGGCCATCACGTATCTCCGACAGGCTGCCGGACTGTGCGGTGAAGACACCTCCTCGGTGCAACTACGGAAACTCGAGGCACTGGCCGTCGATAGCGGCATCAACGACCGGGCCACGGTGTCATTGCTGGCGGATCTGCTCTCGATCCGCGCAGATGGCCTGTCTCCGCTACCGCACGTGTCACCCGAAAAGCGGAAGGAAATGACCCTTGAAGCACTTGTACAGCAACTCCAAAGACTGGCCGCTCGTCGCCCGACACTCCTTATCGTGGAAGACGCCCATTGGGTCGATCCGACAACGATGGACCTGCTGACACGGATTATCGACCGCATCCAGCCGATGCGCGCGTTGTTGATCATCACCTTTCGGCCTGACTTTAAACCGGTTTGGGCGGAGTACAGTCACGTGACGTTTCTGACGTTGAGCCGGCTTCCCCGGCGCCATAGCGCAGAGCTTCTTGGATCGATGACCGGAGGAAAGGCACTTCCGCTTGAAGTGGAACAAGCGATTCTGGCCAAGACCGATGGGATCCCTCTTTACATCGAAGAGTTGACGAAAAACCTGCTCGAGTCAGGATTGCTGACTGAAGAGAAAGACGCATTCACGCTGAAGGCGCCATTACGAGACCTGTCCATCCCTGACTCTTTGCAAGCCTTGCTTATGGAACGAATAGACCGATTGGGTCCCGCCAAGGAAATTGTCCAGCTGGGGGCCTTGATCGGGCGGGAGTTCAGCTATGAGCTGTTACGGGAGACCGTTGATGTCACCGAGGGAGAGTTGAAAACGGCGCTCCACTTGCTGAAAGCATCGGGGCTCATTTTTCAAGAAGGGGATATCCCTGCTGCGAAATACCTCTTTAAACACGCGCTCATCCAAGACGCTGCCTATAGTACGCTGCCGAAAAAATCACGCCGAGCCCTCCATGCCCGTATCGCTCAAGCGTTGGAGAACCGATTCGCAGAGCGTGTCAAAGCGGAACCGGAGTTGCTCGCCTATCACTATGAGCAGGCAGGCGTCATCAGCTCGGCTGTTCATTATTGGCATCTTGCGGCGCGCAGAGATGCGGCGCGATCCGCGGATGCGGAAGCGCTCAGCCATTTTGATCGAACCTTGCATCTGCTTGAGACGCTGCCGCAAAGCCCGGAGCGTCATGCGCTGGAGTTGGAACTGCTCATCGCGCGCGGTGCCCCCTTGCTGACATTGCGAGGGTATGCGTCCGATGAAATCGAGCACAACTATCTCAGAGCAAGAAGTCTCTCACAGGAGAATCCCGGTTCTGAGCAATATTTTCTCTCTATCTGGGGACTATGGGTCTTTCATCTCGTCAGAGGGCCCCTCGCCAAGGCGTGCACGCTGGCGGAAAGTCTCCTCTCGTGGGCAAGCCGGCAGCAGAATCCAGATTTGCTGATTCGAGCGCACGAGAGTGTGGGCTCGACGTACTCCTTCCTTGGCCGGTTTGGCGAAGCCAAGGCACATTTACGGCAAGCAAGATCGCTCTATGATCCGGATCGACACCGTTCGCAAGTCTTACCCTATACCCAAGATCCCGGCATCACGGCGAGAATCATGCTGGCGAGAACGTTATGGATATTGGGAGAGGTAGACCAGGTCGAAGCGCTGGTGACGGAGGCCATCGTCATGGCAAGAGAGCTGGAACATCCATACACGTTGGCATTTACGTTGGCGACCGCTTCATGGGTCGGTTCGATTCTTCGTGACACGAATAGGACCCTGAGCCTGACCGAAGAAGCCATCATGCTGTCCACCAAGCACTCGTTTGAAGTCCCGTTGGCATGGGCGATGTCCTTTCAAGGCTGGGCGTTGGCCGAGCAAGGAAAGGAGAACGGCGTTGAAAGGTTGGTAGAAGGACTCTCGGCCGCACAGAGAGCCAAGGCGAGTCTCAACAACACCTATACGTTGGCGTTACTCGCCGAGAATCATTTACGGAATCAACATACGGCGGAAGGCTTGGTCGCCGTTCAGCAAGCACAGGAGCTTGCTGTAACCCAGGGAGAGCTGTGCTGGCAGGCGGAGCTGCTTCGACTGAAAGGCGAGCTTCTACTTGCGCAACCTGACCCATCAATTGGTGCGGCAGAGCAGTGCTTCTCCGAAGCCCTGCAGATTGCGCATGATCAACAGGCACGAATGCTCGAACTGAGAGCCGCGACGAGCTTGGCAAGGCTCTTGCGCAAACTGAACAAACCAGATATGGCTAAACGCACCTTGGATTCAGTCCGCTCCAGATTTAGTGAGCAAGGCGCCAATCCTGACTTGATTGAAGCGCAAAAACTCCTTGATCAGCTGAGCGTCGCGTCTTAA